In one Fusarium falciforme chromosome 5, complete sequence genomic region, the following are encoded:
- a CDS encoding NACHT domain-containing protein: MVDVDVVKNHEIQMLEVYDATDQLQKEQSKTGHLRHLSKIEPFLDRLREDSGVVETFVQAKPDILALIWGPIKLLLLWGDALTKSFTAISDTLEEVGSLLPEFCKVTSIFTDSIHLQEILVLFFRDILDLYLITIKFFSLPRLKLVFEALWPNRRDEIKLVTKHIARHRELMRTEVRLEEIRAADDARQRELKHFAQAEESAIRQEYSTLRAHISPRTYDHDLYRHHADVCEGTGKWLFRDQSFKDWVDHSKGTTRILWLKGIPGAGKTLLASSVIRHTQPLHLTLFAFLTYKDTSTTALSIFHSLIFQLASESIALQKELCQSDQKNLTNSLETSANLLQSLLECAGVVCVVIDGIDEIDLFERSRLLKQLLKLGEACQKCRILLSSRSEDDISTALRGKVAEIKVDQRNAGSIQAFVNHSMMDWLDQRRFTPEVRHEIEGWAAPLASKAKGMFLYVKVIFGMIQYLDNVDEILDQLKHLPESLDDAYGRIFQRLNASTDSTLRLKAHRILGWVSCAPSPMTRHELEQALVINPEQPDQEPRVNSELNVVEFCGPIVEVIDEYVQFVHFTVKEYIFNKKIDGFISLSDMALGLAVRCISYLCQEHHDLEFIEEELEDNILSGAYRFHNFAATYWWRLIKQYLSLSKAASIPDSLRDQLQQLHDTRLADGYQQADQKIDIEFNMNEAILALKPVQPSLAEMLRNVSQFQSASSKADYHLKSCECNEPLDDLICLANRHFQLNDGFTLTHSPSPESRSNYTGDSTPVSAEQRTISKRSPTITESTFSDVGFYAASSTVVVLAPSPIAVPMRKITTSRGNVTLLVAIMRRLDSSRGE; encoded by the exons GTCTACGATGCCACCGATCAGCTACAGAAGGAGCAGAGCAAGACTGGACACCTTCGACACCTGTCCAAGATCGAGCCATTCTTAGACAGACTCAGAGAGGATAGTGGTGTGGTGGAGACATTTGTACAAGCAAAACCCGACATCCTCGCGTTAATCTGGGGTCCGATAAAGCTCCTCCTGCTATGGGGGGATGCCTTGACAAAGTCCTTCACTGCTATTTCAGACACTCTTGAGGAGGTCGGGTCTCTGTTACCCGAATTTTGCAAGGTCACAAGCATATTCACCGACAGCATTCACCTGCAAGAGATACTGGTCCTCTTTTTCCGAGACATACTCGACTTGTACCTGATCACCATCAAGTTCTTTAGCTTGCCTC GGCTCAAACTTGTTTTTGAGGCGCTCTGGCCAAATCGAAGAGACGAGATAAAACTGGTCACAAAGCACATTGCCCGACACCGCGAGCTGATGCGGACCGAAGTTCGCCTCGAAGAGATTCGCGCTGCTGACGATGCCAGACAGCGGGAACTCAAACACTTCGCTCAGGCTGAAGAATCTGCCATCAGGCAGGAATATTCTACCCTCCGTGCCCACATCTCTCCCAGGACTTACGACCACGATCTGTACCGACACCATGCAGACGTCTGTGAGGGGACTGGAAAGTGGCTCTTTCGTGACCAGTCATTCAAAGACTGGGTAGACCATTCCAAGGGAACAACCCGGATTCTCTGGCTCAAGGGGATTCCAGGAGCCG GCAAAACACTGCTTGCAAGTAGTGTGATTAGACACACCCAGCCCCTCCACCTGACACTTTTCGCTTTCCTCACCTACAAGGATACCAGCACAACCGCTTTATCCATCTTTCATTCCTTGATCTTTCAACTTGCCTCGGAATCTATCGCCCTGCAGAAGGAGTTGTGTCAATCTGATCAGAAAAACCTGACGAACAGCCTCGAGACTTCGGCTAATCTTCTTCAATCACTGCTCGAATGCGCAGGCGTCGTCTGCGTGGTTATTGATGGCATTGACGAAATCGACCTATTTGAACGCTCGAGGCTCTTGAAGCAACTCCTCAAGCTGGGAGAGGCGTGTCAGAAGTGCCGAATTCTCCTCAGTAGTCGCTCTGAGGACGATATCAGTACCGCCTTACGAGGGAAGGTGGCAGAGATCAAGGTGGACCAGCGAAACGCCGGGAGTATTCAAGCATTCGTAAATCACTCGATGATGGATTGGCTCGATCAAAGACGCTTCACCCCAGAAGTGCGTCACGAAATCGAAGGCTGGGCTGCACCATTGGCGTCCAAGGCAAAAG GCATGTTCTTGTACGTCAAGGTGATCTTCGGCATGATTCAATACTTGGACAATGTGGACGAGATCCTCGATCAGCTGAAGCACCTTCCAGAATCCTTAGATGATGC TTACGGGAGAATATTCCAACGACTCAACGCATCGACAGACAGCACTCTACGTCTGAAAGCTCATCGGATCCTGGGCTGGGTTAGTTGTGCACCGTCACCTATGACCAGGCATGAGCTAGAACAAGCTTTGGTAATCAACCCAGAGCAACCCGACCAAGAACCCAGAGTCAATTCGGAGCTCAATGTAGTTGAATTCTGCGGCCCAATTGTGGAAGTTATTGATGAATATGTGCAATTTGTTCACTTCACTGTCAAGGA GTACATTTTCAACAAGAAAATCGACGGCTTCATCTCACTATCGGACATGGCCTTGGGGCTTGCTGTTCGTTGCATTAGCTACCTCTGCCAGGAGCATCACGACTTAGAATTTATTGAGGAAGAACTGGAAGACAACATACTCTCGGGAGCTTATCGGTTTCACAATTTCGCGGCTACGTACTGGTGGAGGCTGATCAAGCAATATCTGTCTCTATCCAAGGCGGCCTCAATCCCCGACAGCCTGAGAGACCAGTTGCAACAACTTCACGACACACGATTAGCAGATGGTTACCAACAAGCTGATCAAAAAATCGACATAGAGTTCAACATGAACGAGGCCATCCTAGCATTGAAGCCTGTACAGCCTAGCCTAGCAGAGATGCTCCGCAATGTCTCTCAATTCCAGAGTGCTTCCTCAAAAGCTGACTATCATCTCAAAAGTTGTGAGTGCAACGAGCCTCTGGACGACCTGATCTGCCTTGCTAATCGCCATTTTCAGCTGAACGATGGGTTCACCTTGACCCACTCACCATCTCCCGAGTCTCGATCGAATTACACCGGCGATTCAACACCAGTCTCTGCGGAACAGCGCACAATCAGCAAAAGATCGCCCACCATTACGGAGTCAACATTTTCAGATGTGGGTTTCTACGCT